In Arthrobacter sp. UKPF54-2, the following are encoded in one genomic region:
- a CDS encoding class I SAM-dependent methyltransferase, translating into MSTTVGAAPRLAGALAIVLGTKDIPLRLRAWDGSEAGPEGAPLVVFHSRRALRRILFSPGQLGLARAYVAGDIEAPGDIFASFAALSSAGKFAEPGPFRRPALRDLGRLAATAVRLGALGPNPAPPPEEARVARTGRRHSRKRDAAAISHHYDVGNRFYSLVLGPSLVYSCAVWDSPDTGLDAAQEAKLDLVCRKLGLRPGMRVLDVGCGWGSFALHAARNYGADVVGITLSHEQAELARKRVADAGLTDRVEIRTQDYRDVDDGPFDAISSIGMSEHVGREQISGYASLLHGLLRPGGQLLNHAISWNAGPTAPDPDSFIPRYVFPDGEMLSLAEMIGALEGGGLEVLDVEALRPHYALTLRAWVQNLETHWDEAVQASSLGRARVWRLYMAASALGFEAGTTGVNQVLVRRAGGAEPPLRRTAWL; encoded by the coding sequence ATGTCGACTACTGTTGGGGCTGCGCCGCGGCTTGCCGGGGCGCTGGCCATTGTGCTCGGGACCAAGGACATCCCGCTCCGCCTCCGCGCTTGGGATGGCTCGGAGGCCGGACCCGAGGGAGCGCCGCTGGTGGTGTTCCACTCACGCCGGGCGCTAAGGCGGATCCTCTTCTCGCCCGGGCAACTGGGCCTGGCACGGGCATACGTTGCCGGCGACATCGAGGCCCCCGGCGACATCTTCGCCAGCTTCGCCGCGCTCAGCTCGGCGGGAAAGTTCGCCGAGCCGGGGCCGTTCCGCCGGCCCGCGCTCCGGGACCTCGGACGCCTGGCCGCGACCGCGGTGCGCCTCGGCGCGCTCGGCCCCAACCCGGCGCCCCCGCCGGAGGAGGCCCGCGTCGCGCGCACCGGCCGCCGTCACTCCCGGAAACGCGACGCCGCCGCCATCTCGCACCACTACGACGTCGGCAACCGTTTCTACTCCCTCGTGCTCGGCCCGTCCCTGGTCTACTCCTGCGCCGTCTGGGACAGCCCGGACACCGGGCTCGACGCGGCGCAGGAGGCCAAACTGGACCTGGTCTGCCGCAAGCTCGGACTCCGGCCCGGGATGCGGGTCCTGGACGTCGGCTGCGGCTGGGGCAGCTTCGCCCTGCACGCCGCCCGGAACTACGGGGCCGACGTCGTCGGCATCACGCTCTCCCACGAACAAGCCGAACTGGCGCGCAAGCGGGTCGCGGACGCCGGGCTGACGGACCGCGTGGAGATCCGGACCCAGGACTACCGCGACGTGGACGACGGCCCCTTCGACGCGATCAGTTCCATCGGCATGTCTGAGCATGTGGGCCGCGAACAGATCAGCGGCTACGCCTCCTTGCTGCACGGGCTGCTGCGCCCCGGCGGCCAGCTGTTGAACCACGCCATCTCCTGGAACGCCGGACCCACCGCCCCGGATCCCGACTCCTTCATTCCGCGCTACGTTTTCCCGGACGGCGAGATGCTCAGTCTGGCCGAGATGATCGGCGCCCTCGAGGGAGGCGGCCTGGAGGTGCTCGACGTCGAGGCCCTGCGCCCGCACTACGCGCTGACCCTGCGGGCCTGGGTGCAGAACCTGGAGACCCACTGGGACGAGGCCGTGCAGGCCAGCAGCCTGGGCCGGGCCCGGGTCTGGCGGCTCTACATGGCGGCCAGCGCGCTGGGGTTCGAGGCGGGCACCACCGGCGTCAACCAGGTCCTGGTCCGGCGTGCCGGCGGAGCCGAACCCCCGCTGCGCCGAACCGCCTGGCTCTGA
- a CDS encoding alpha/beta family hydrolase, which yields MAAAELPIKIDVGDTAVSAVYARPADAAATLVVAHGAGAGMEHPLLRGFTGALNDAGIATLRFNFPYREAGRKFPDRPPAAISAWRAAMDAAAARAEGEPLWAAGKSFGGRMASMAVAEGMPAAGLVYLGYPLHPPGKPEKLRDEHLYGLTVPMLFLQGSRDTFATPGLLESVVARIGGAATLQWCEGGDHSFAVAGRKRAPEEIGADLAAAAAEFIRQHSP from the coding sequence ATGGCCGCCGCTGAACTTCCGATCAAGATCGACGTCGGCGACACCGCAGTCTCGGCGGTATATGCCCGCCCCGCGGATGCCGCCGCCACCCTGGTGGTGGCCCACGGCGCCGGCGCCGGGATGGAGCACCCGTTGCTGCGCGGCTTCACCGGAGCCTTGAACGACGCCGGCATCGCCACACTGCGGTTCAACTTCCCGTACCGCGAGGCGGGCCGGAAGTTCCCGGACCGTCCGCCGGCCGCCATATCCGCTTGGCGCGCCGCCATGGACGCGGCCGCCGCGCGCGCCGAAGGTGAACCGCTCTGGGCCGCCGGGAAGTCCTTCGGCGGCCGGATGGCGTCGATGGCCGTGGCGGAGGGCATGCCGGCCGCGGGGCTGGTGTACTTGGGCTATCCGCTGCATCCGCCGGGCAAACCGGAGAAGCTGCGCGACGAGCATCTCTACGGGCTCACTGTGCCGATGCTGTTCCTACAGGGCAGCAGGGACACCTTCGCCACCCCAGGGCTGCTGGAATCCGTGGTGGCACGCATCGGAGGCGCTGCGACGCTTCAGTGGTGTGAAGGCGGGGACCACTCCTTCGCCGTGGCGGGGAGGAAGCGGGCGCCGGAGGAGATCGGGGCGGACCTCGCGGCGGCCGCGGCGGAGTTTATCCGGCAGCACAGCCCCTGA
- a CDS encoding VOC family protein, with product MGAKLFAYLSYPDAPAALEWMERVGFAVVRRQDGDDGRVIHAEVRLGDAVVMVASNDADYERPGLLSQSTGQGLYLLLDDVDGFYRNALAAGATSVIEPESAAWGARRARVLDPQGQEWSAGTYEPGLAWD from the coding sequence ATGGGCGCCAAGCTGTTTGCCTACCTCAGCTACCCCGATGCCCCTGCCGCCCTGGAGTGGATGGAGCGGGTCGGGTTCGCCGTGGTCCGCCGCCAGGACGGCGACGACGGCCGGGTCATCCACGCGGAAGTCCGCCTGGGCGATGCCGTCGTGATGGTGGCCAGCAACGACGCCGACTACGAGCGGCCCGGGCTGCTCAGCCAGTCGACCGGCCAGGGCCTGTATCTGCTCCTCGACGACGTCGACGGCTTTTACCGCAACGCCCTCGCCGCCGGGGCGACGAGTGTGATCGAACCCGAAAGCGCCGCATGGGGTGCCCGGCGGGCGCGGGTCCTGGACCCGCAGGGACAGGAGTGGAGTGCCGGGACGTACGAACCCGGCCTCGCCTGGGACTGA
- the hrpB gene encoding ATP-dependent helicase HrpB — protein sequence MTSTPAAPEPAHRPFDLEAIGAGLVYAGSLGTLADVLRAGAPSGAAVVEAPPGTGKTTLVPPLLANLVLHGCGSRPQRIVVTQPRRVAARSAARRLAGLDGSKLGGRVGYTVRGESQAGPGTWIEFVTPGILLRRLLADPGLEGTGAVVLDEVHERGLETDLLLGMLAEVRQLRGDLSLVAMSATLDAPRFAALLGETPPDADTPPDADVPPDAGAPAPVVGCPSALYPLEVEWAPAPGPRLDARGVTRSFLDHVADTAAGAHAAALAAGEDIDALVFVPGAREVSHVASRLRGRVGAEVLELHGQADARAQDRAVSGRGPGDPARIIVSTALAESSLTVPGVRLVVDSGLSREPRRDAGRGMTGLVTVSCSRASADQRAGRAARQGPGRVVRCYDQRSYGAAPAHQTPEIAVADLTAAALVLACWGSPGGAGLALPDAPPPAAMDEAIGVLRELGAVGPDGLATDLGKTLARVPADPRLARALLDGAAAVGNRTAAEAVAVVAGGQRAPGADLPGLLHALRSGRDPGSRRWAEDVRRMEAIARAPESRTAAAPVKAVAAGGPEATGFVVALAFPDRVARRVPGPAERYLLSSGTRAGLPAGSRLAGHEWLAVAEVSRAEGQDAAGTGAVIRSAAPLTAGAAEATARHLIGDTVEAKFGQGRVTARRERRLGAIVLSSTPVKPSAAEGRAAVARALGQSGLQTIGWSAAADALRRRLALLHRELGDPWPDVSEPALLARLDEWLAPELEALAGGAPTGSIGLAEPLRRLLPWPEASRLGELAPETLAVPSGSRIRIDYPEADDGGRPVVAVKLQEVFGWDRTPRLVDGRVPVLFHLLSPARRPLAVTDDLASFWSGPYAQVRAEMRGRYPKHPWPEDPWSAPATAKVKSRM from the coding sequence GTGACTTCAACGCCCGCCGCCCCCGAACCAGCGCACCGGCCGTTCGATCTCGAGGCCATCGGAGCCGGCCTGGTGTACGCCGGCTCGCTGGGGACGCTGGCGGACGTGCTGCGCGCCGGAGCCCCGTCCGGCGCTGCCGTGGTGGAGGCCCCGCCCGGCACCGGCAAGACCACGCTCGTGCCTCCGCTGCTGGCCAACCTCGTCCTGCACGGGTGCGGCAGCCGTCCGCAGCGCATCGTGGTGACCCAGCCACGCCGCGTCGCCGCGCGTTCGGCCGCCCGGCGCCTCGCCGGCCTGGACGGCAGCAAGCTGGGCGGGCGCGTCGGCTACACGGTCCGCGGCGAGAGCCAGGCCGGCCCCGGAACCTGGATCGAGTTCGTGACGCCCGGCATCCTGCTGCGCCGGCTGCTGGCCGACCCGGGCCTGGAAGGCACCGGCGCGGTGGTCCTCGATGAGGTCCACGAACGCGGCCTGGAGACCGACCTGCTGCTCGGCATGCTGGCCGAGGTGCGGCAGCTGCGCGGGGACCTCAGCCTCGTCGCGATGTCGGCCACCCTGGACGCGCCCCGTTTTGCCGCCCTGCTGGGGGAGACCCCGCCCGACGCCGACACCCCGCCCGACGCCGACGTCCCGCCCGACGCCGGCGCCCCGGCCCCCGTGGTCGGCTGCCCGTCCGCGCTGTACCCGCTGGAGGTCGAGTGGGCGCCGGCCCCGGGTCCGCGGCTGGACGCCCGCGGCGTGACCCGATCCTTCCTGGACCATGTGGCGGACACGGCCGCGGGCGCCCATGCCGCGGCGCTCGCCGCCGGGGAGGACATCGACGCCCTGGTCTTCGTTCCGGGCGCCCGGGAGGTCTCCCACGTCGCGTCCCGGCTGCGCGGCCGGGTGGGCGCCGAGGTGCTGGAGTTGCACGGCCAGGCGGATGCACGCGCGCAGGACCGGGCTGTGTCCGGCCGTGGCCCCGGCGACCCCGCGCGGATCATCGTCTCCACGGCGCTCGCCGAATCCTCGCTGACTGTTCCGGGCGTCCGCCTGGTGGTTGACTCCGGCCTGTCCCGCGAACCGCGGCGCGATGCCGGGCGCGGGATGACCGGCCTCGTGACAGTCTCCTGCTCCCGGGCCTCCGCGGACCAGCGCGCCGGACGCGCCGCCCGGCAGGGCCCCGGACGGGTGGTGCGTTGCTACGACCAGAGGAGCTACGGCGCCGCCCCCGCGCACCAGACCCCGGAGATCGCCGTCGCCGACCTCACGGCCGCGGCCCTGGTCCTGGCCTGCTGGGGTTCCCCCGGCGGCGCCGGACTGGCCCTCCCGGACGCGCCGCCCCCCGCGGCCATGGATGAGGCCATCGGCGTCCTGCGGGAACTCGGCGCCGTCGGACCCGACGGCCTCGCCACGGACCTGGGCAAAACGTTGGCCAGGGTCCCCGCAGACCCCCGGCTCGCCCGCGCCCTGCTGGACGGTGCGGCCGCCGTCGGGAACCGCACGGCCGCCGAGGCCGTCGCCGTCGTCGCCGGCGGGCAGCGCGCCCCGGGCGCCGATCTGCCCGGACTCCTGCACGCCCTGCGGTCCGGCCGGGATCCCGGATCCAGGCGCTGGGCCGAGGATGTGCGGCGGATGGAGGCGATCGCGCGCGCCCCGGAGTCCCGCACCGCGGCGGCGCCGGTGAAGGCAGTGGCCGCCGGCGGACCGGAAGCTACCGGGTTCGTCGTCGCCCTCGCCTTTCCGGACCGGGTGGCCCGCCGGGTACCGGGACCGGCGGAACGGTACCTGCTCTCCTCCGGCACCCGGGCCGGACTTCCCGCCGGCAGCCGCCTCGCCGGGCACGAGTGGCTGGCCGTCGCCGAGGTTTCGCGCGCCGAAGGGCAGGACGCGGCCGGCACCGGAGCCGTCATCCGCTCCGCCGCCCCGCTGACCGCCGGCGCTGCGGAGGCCACCGCCCGGCACCTGATCGGCGACACCGTGGAGGCCAAGTTTGGCCAGGGCCGGGTCACCGCCCGCCGCGAGCGCCGCCTGGGCGCCATCGTGCTCTCCTCCACGCCGGTGAAGCCGTCGGCGGCGGAAGGCCGGGCCGCCGTGGCGCGCGCCCTCGGCCAGTCGGGACTCCAAACAATCGGCTGGTCAGCAGCGGCGGACGCCCTCCGCCGGCGGCTGGCCCTGCTGCACCGCGAATTGGGGGACCCCTGGCCCGATGTGTCGGAGCCGGCCCTGCTGGCCCGGCTGGACGAGTGGCTGGCCCCGGAACTCGAGGCCCTGGCCGGCGGCGCCCCCACCGGCAGCATCGGCCTGGCTGAGCCGCTGCGACGGCTGCTGCCCTGGCCGGAAGCGTCCCGGCTGGGGGAGCTGGCGCCGGAGACGCTGGCGGTGCCGAGCGGCTCACGGATCCGGATTGATTATCCGGAGGCGGACGACGGCGGCCGGCCTGTTGTGGCGGTCAAGCTGCAGGAGGTCTTCGGCTGGGACCGGACGCCGCGGCTGGTGGACGGCCGGGTGCCGGTGCTCTTCCACCTGCTCTCGCCGGCCCGGCGGCCGCTCGCGGTGACCGATGACCTGGCGTCCTTCTGGTCAGGACCCTACGCGCAGGTCCGGGCGGAGATGCGCGGCCGTTATCCGAAACACCCGTGGCCGGAGGACCCTTGGAGCGCGCCGGCAACCGCCAAGGTCAAGAGCCGGATGTAA
- a CDS encoding NAD(P)-dependent alcohol dehydrogenase produces MLTVNAYAAPSATGDLVPTTIERRDVGAHDVLIEIKFAGICHSDIHTVRGDWGPQSYPLAPGHEIAGIVTEVGSAVTKHGVGDRVGVGCMVNSCGECANCQAGEEQYCLKGNTGTYGAVDRDGTITQGGYSTHVVVTEDFVVRIPEGIELDVAAPLLCAGITTYSPLRHWNAGPGKKVAVVGLGGLGHMAVKLAHAMGAEVTVLSQSLKKQEDGLRLGADHYYATSDETTFSDLAGSFDLIINTVSASIDISSYLQLLKLDGTLVNVGAPAEPLPVNAFALIGGRRSFAGSMIGGIRQTQEMLDFCAEHHLGAEIEVIPAEKINEAYERVLASDVRYRFVIDTATLA; encoded by the coding sequence ATGCTTACCGTAAACGCTTACGCCGCGCCGTCCGCCACAGGGGACCTTGTCCCCACCACCATCGAGCGCCGGGATGTCGGGGCGCACGACGTCCTGATCGAGATCAAGTTCGCCGGCATCTGCCATTCGGACATCCACACCGTCCGCGGCGACTGGGGCCCGCAGTCCTACCCGCTCGCCCCGGGCCACGAGATCGCCGGCATCGTCACCGAGGTCGGCTCCGCCGTCACCAAGCATGGCGTCGGCGACCGCGTCGGCGTCGGCTGCATGGTGAACTCCTGTGGCGAGTGCGCCAACTGCCAGGCCGGCGAGGAACAGTACTGCCTTAAGGGCAACACCGGGACCTACGGCGCCGTGGACCGCGACGGCACCATCACCCAGGGCGGCTACTCCACCCACGTCGTCGTGACCGAAGACTTCGTCGTGCGGATCCCCGAGGGCATCGAGCTCGACGTCGCAGCTCCCCTGCTGTGCGCCGGCATCACCACCTACTCGCCGCTGCGCCACTGGAACGCCGGACCGGGCAAGAAGGTGGCCGTCGTCGGTCTCGGCGGCCTGGGACACATGGCCGTCAAGCTCGCCCACGCGATGGGCGCCGAGGTCACGGTGCTCTCGCAGTCGCTGAAGAAGCAGGAGGACGGGCTGCGCCTGGGCGCGGACCACTACTACGCCACGAGCGACGAGACCACCTTCAGCGACCTCGCCGGCAGCTTCGACCTGATCATCAACACGGTCAGCGCCTCGATCGACATCAGCTCCTACCTGCAGCTGCTCAAGCTCGACGGAACGCTGGTGAACGTCGGCGCGCCCGCCGAGCCGCTGCCGGTGAACGCGTTCGCCCTGATTGGCGGCCGGCGCTCCTTCGCCGGTTCCATGATCGGCGGCATCCGCCAGACGCAGGAAATGCTCGACTTCTGCGCCGAGCACCACCTCGGGGCCGAAATCGAGGTCATCCCGGCCGAGAAGATCAACGAGGCCTACGAGCGTGTGCTGGCCTCCGACGTCCGCTACCGGTTCGTGATCGACACCGCCACCCTGGCCTAG
- a CDS encoding SAM-dependent methyltransferase, with the protein MTQPGRPNPAAAASFRLIQLALLPLGAVGYLWSLPKLLVYSHRTAVSATLLASLYTRYMQHRLGTRLDAPAEDLMRVMANVSRIGFGLVAAPTTVARRLTGYVPRIYRYPYDGEPPLSHQETARTSFYDAALERHLPGIDQLVILGAGFDTRAFRVGAAGRPRCFELDKPRTQAFKLSMLSRAGLPAGRVRYVAADLRQDDWYARLEAAGFDPALPAFFLWEAVTMYLDRAAVEATLRRIASTAPGSAVAFDYFSAQMLASRSPYMRFARAATAFAGEPLDFGIDTTPPARDRVAEFLRPFGLTVEEHRNFGRESRRRGAPAGFVVAVVRRSAEPPPASRR; encoded by the coding sequence ATGACGCAGCCCGGCAGGCCGAACCCCGCCGCGGCGGCATCCTTCCGCCTGATCCAGCTGGCGCTGCTCCCGCTGGGGGCCGTGGGCTACCTGTGGTCCCTGCCCAAACTGCTCGTGTACAGCCACCGGACCGCCGTGTCCGCCACCCTGCTCGCCTCGCTCTACACGCGGTACATGCAGCACCGGCTGGGGACGCGGTTGGACGCGCCCGCCGAGGACCTGATGCGGGTCATGGCGAACGTCTCCCGGATCGGATTCGGCCTCGTGGCCGCCCCGACAACCGTAGCCCGCCGGCTCACCGGCTACGTGCCGAGGATCTACCGTTACCCCTACGACGGCGAGCCGCCGTTGAGCCACCAGGAGACGGCGCGGACCAGCTTCTACGACGCCGCCCTCGAACGTCACCTGCCCGGCATCGACCAGCTCGTCATCCTGGGTGCCGGCTTCGACACCCGCGCCTTCCGGGTGGGTGCCGCCGGCCGGCCGCGCTGCTTCGAACTGGACAAGCCGCGCACCCAGGCCTTCAAGCTCAGCATGCTCTCACGGGCGGGACTGCCTGCCGGCCGGGTGCGCTACGTGGCCGCCGACCTCCGGCAGGACGACTGGTATGCCCGGCTCGAGGCCGCTGGATTCGACCCGGCGCTGCCGGCGTTTTTCCTTTGGGAGGCGGTCACCATGTACCTGGACCGTGCGGCGGTCGAGGCGACGCTGCGCCGGATCGCGTCAACGGCTCCGGGCAGCGCCGTAGCCTTCGACTATTTCTCGGCGCAGATGCTGGCGTCCCGCTCCCCTTACATGCGCTTCGCCCGCGCCGCCACCGCGTTCGCGGGCGAACCGCTCGATTTCGGCATCGACACCACGCCGCCGGCCCGGGACCGCGTCGCGGAATTTCTCCGGCCCTTCGGTCTGACCGTGGAGGAGCACCGGAACTTCGGCCGGGAATCCCGACGGCGCGGCGCCCCGGCCGGGTTCGTCGTCGCCGTCGTCCGCCGGAGCGCGGAACCCCCGCCGGCAAGCCGGCGTTAA
- a CDS encoding GNAT family N-acetyltransferase: MNPLIILTAATGPREGVRPAAAIRPIRADDIPRLDAMYRDAYAHALPQPPERAVGWIDALLDGAEGRHVPEASAVLAGPDGQLAAAIIVTEPASGTAEAWDSVIAELFTHPDHRRQGLAEELLGHCLHVLHTLGRTRVAVAVDSGNSAALALYLSRDFRRLADDDGD, from the coding sequence GTGAATCCCTTGATTATCCTGACCGCAGCGACCGGTCCACGCGAGGGCGTCCGGCCGGCCGCAGCGATCCGGCCCATCCGGGCCGACGACATTCCCCGGCTCGATGCGATGTACCGGGACGCCTACGCCCACGCCCTGCCCCAGCCCCCGGAACGCGCGGTCGGATGGATCGACGCGCTGCTCGACGGGGCCGAGGGCCGGCACGTTCCGGAGGCCTCCGCGGTCCTGGCCGGGCCCGATGGCCAACTCGCCGCGGCCATCATCGTCACCGAGCCCGCGTCCGGCACCGCCGAAGCCTGGGATTCCGTGATCGCTGAACTGTTCACCCACCCGGACCACCGCCGGCAGGGCCTGGCGGAGGAGCTGCTGGGCCACTGCCTGCACGTGCTGCACACCCTGGGCCGCACGAGGGTGGCGGTCGCCGTGGACAGCGGCAATTCGGCCGCGCTGGCGCTGTATCTCTCGCGGGACTTCCGCCGGCTGGCCGACGACGACGGCGACTGA
- a CDS encoding helix-turn-helix domain-containing protein, translating into MTVSFESSRASRHTEAPVFPAGCAGRTLLDHVTSKWGVLILIALADGQQRWSELRRRAEGISEKMLAQTLKTLERDGLVHREARPTIPPRVDYSLTLRGRELAGHLLPLFGWVQENAEEIVGN; encoded by the coding sequence GTGACGGTTAGTTTTGAATCATCCCGGGCCTCGCGGCATACAGAGGCCCCCGTATTTCCTGCCGGCTGCGCCGGCCGAACCCTGTTGGACCACGTGACGAGCAAGTGGGGGGTGCTGATTCTGATAGCGCTTGCTGACGGTCAGCAGCGCTGGAGCGAATTGCGCCGACGGGCAGAAGGCATTAGCGAAAAGATGCTGGCGCAGACGTTGAAGACGCTCGAACGCGACGGCCTGGTGCACCGGGAGGCGCGGCCGACCATTCCGCCGCGGGTGGACTACAGCCTGACGCTGCGGGGCCGTGAACTCGCCGGCCACCTGCTGCCGCTCTTTGGCTGGGTGCAGGAAAACGCCGAGGAAATCGTCGGCAACTAG
- a CDS encoding SDR family oxidoreductase, with protein MSIVVTGATGQLGRLVIESLLQRGVPAGQIAATGRAVERLADFAGRGVQVRAMDYDDAATVTNALSGATKVLLISGSEVGRRVQQHRAVIDAAVAEGVELIAYTSIANAESTGMKLAAEHQATEVLLEQSGLPYVLLRNGWYLENYTEQLQGTLSQGAFAGSAGEGRVSAAARADYAEAAAAALLAEAQAGKVYELGGDEAFSMAELAGEITAASRQPISYQDLPASDYAAMLAGFGVPSDFADILADSDLGIARGDLHVTTKHLRTLIGRPTTPMSEAVRSAVSAL; from the coding sequence ATGAGCATCGTTGTTACCGGCGCCACCGGACAACTTGGCCGCCTTGTCATCGAGTCCCTCCTGCAGCGCGGCGTCCCCGCGGGGCAGATCGCCGCCACCGGACGCGCCGTCGAACGGCTGGCCGACTTCGCCGGCCGGGGCGTCCAGGTCAGGGCCATGGACTACGACGACGCCGCCACGGTCACCAACGCCCTTAGCGGCGCCACGAAGGTGCTGCTGATTTCCGGGAGCGAAGTCGGCCGGCGGGTGCAACAGCACCGCGCCGTGATCGACGCCGCCGTCGCCGAGGGCGTCGAACTGATCGCCTACACCAGCATCGCCAATGCGGAGAGCACGGGCATGAAGCTGGCCGCTGAGCACCAGGCCACGGAGGTCCTGCTGGAACAATCAGGACTCCCCTACGTGCTCCTGCGCAACGGCTGGTACCTGGAGAACTACACCGAGCAACTGCAGGGCACCCTCTCGCAGGGCGCATTTGCCGGCAGCGCAGGCGAAGGCAGGGTCAGCGCCGCGGCCCGCGCCGACTACGCCGAGGCAGCCGCTGCCGCGCTGCTGGCCGAGGCCCAAGCCGGGAAAGTTTACGAACTTGGCGGCGACGAGGCCTTCTCCATGGCCGAACTCGCCGGCGAGATCACAGCCGCCAGCCGGCAGCCGATCTCCTATCAGGACCTGCCCGCCAGCGACTACGCGGCCATGCTGGCAGGCTTCGGCGTGCCCTCCGACTTCGCCGACATCCTTGCTGACTCGGACCTGGGGATCGCCCGAGGCGACCTCCACGTCACCACCAAGCACCTGCGCACGCTGATCGGCCGGCCCACCACCCCCATGTCCGAGGCAGTCCGCTCGGCAGTATCCGCCCTGTAA
- a CDS encoding NUDIX domain-containing protein has protein sequence MTVRSAGLLLYRRGAESPLEVWIAHMGGPFWARKDAAAWSIPKGEYSEDEDALAAAVREFTEEMGTPPPPADYFPLGSFRQASGKIITVFAAEADFRPERIASNTFSLEWPKGSGVIRDFPEIDDAAWFSEPAARVKLVRGQLPVLDALLDHLRRTA, from the coding sequence TTGACGGTTCGGAGCGCAGGGCTGCTGCTGTACCGGCGCGGAGCGGAATCCCCGCTGGAGGTCTGGATCGCGCACATGGGCGGACCGTTCTGGGCCCGCAAGGACGCCGCCGCCTGGTCCATCCCCAAAGGCGAATACTCCGAGGACGAGGACGCCCTGGCGGCCGCCGTGCGGGAGTTCACCGAGGAGATGGGAACGCCTCCGCCGCCCGCGGACTACTTTCCCCTGGGCAGCTTCCGGCAGGCCTCCGGCAAGATCATCACGGTGTTCGCGGCCGAAGCCGATTTCCGGCCGGAGCGCATTGCCAGCAACACCTTTTCGCTGGAATGGCCGAAAGGGTCCGGTGTCATCCGGGACTTCCCGGAGATCGACGACGCCGCGTGGTTCAGCGAGCCCGCGGCGCGTGTCAAACTGGTGCGCGGTCAGCTGCCGGTCCTGGACGCGCTGCTGGATCATCTGCGCCGGACCGCCTAG